The genome window caaatcaactcgatatcacgttcttgccacgagtatccgacatcaaatggcccgaatctattcaaattaattgcataatgtaaatataactacaagtaactaatttaagtaattaattcgaagctaaagcgtgataTTAGAAAAAATGCCCAAAACGTCTCcacgggcccatgtctcgaaatcgggtaaaaattataaattatgaacacccattcactcacgagttcacttgaacaaaaatcatctaaatccgacgtcaaattcccttTCGAAtgtcagattttcaattggggaaccttttcccccattttcaaatttttatcctcaaattccttaattagactaggaaaacaataatagattattgtattataatcaaaatagagttagaattcgttacccaatagttctccttcaaaatccctcgagaaatcgtctcccaccgagcttcaaatcaaattttgtgttatgaaatttcaaacccccgagcgatttccgcatctgcgctcatggggccgcatctgccgtcccgcacctgcagaaaaatctacgcaggtgcggaagtcacttattgggttgggtccgcatctgcgacccctgggccgcatctgcggatgaccagccgcacctgcggactcatctccgcatctgcgaaacaccagaaccagcaatgcacaagattttcctaagtccaaatttctccctgttaagcatccgaaacatacccgaggcccccgggacctcaaccaaacataccaaccaatcctaaaataccatacgaacttagtcgagccttcaaaccacatcgaacaatgccaaaatccagaattaagcacggattcaagcctaagaatttaaaattttccaaattctacaaacgacgccaaatcacatcaaatctagtccgaatgacctcatattttacacacaggtcacaaatgagaTTACAAACCTACAGCTacttttggaattccattccgagctcgatatcaaaattttcactatcggtcgAAATCGCAGAAAAACTAACTTTtgctaattcaagcctaaatctactacagacctccaaaatacattccggatgcgctcctaactccaaaatcactcaacggagctaacggggTCAACGGAATTTCATTCCGGgtccgtcttcacatagttccaactacggtccaaactccaAGGCTTTAACTCATAACTAGGGACTAAGcatcccaaaactctctgaattccataaccaatcaatCCGGCAAGTTCCAAGAGTAGAAAAAAATATGGGGAAAAtaaatattaggggatcggggcccgaattcttaaaatgaccgaccgggtcgttacacaatctATATCTCCCCTTATACTTTTCACCTGGCAATGTATCATTTTAGCATCATCTTTAAGACCAGTGATAATGAGATGATTAGTATCCCACAACAACCAAATCCTTCCATTCCTAGCATCCTTATAATTTGTCACAACATTCCATCCAGGAATAATAGCTTTTGAAATCCTTTGAGCATTCCCTTCCTTAACTTTAGTTTCTACAAGACCTACTAACTTTATTTTGTTGCTCCTAATATACTCCCTAACCTCCTTCTGTTTATATCATTTATTTACACCCCTTGTATTCCAAAACAACCAATTCGTTACTATTGATTGCTACTTCCATCGCTATCACCAAGTGGAATGTGTACTTCATATCTACTTATAGATACTGCCTTAAACCTATTTCTCACTAGGATGGGAGACAAATGAGGGAAGTTGATGAGGTTAAGTTCATGACTTTGCACTGCTTTGCCTTTATCATCCTGTTTCTCAGCTACAGGCACCAAGTTTTGCTAAGTATTGCTCTTCTTAGGTTCAGGTGTTTGTGTTGCTCTTCTATGAACTTCAGCTTCCAGATTGGTGACAGCTTGTTGTTGAGTCTTAGATGAGGATGTATGCAGTGGCTCAGATGCATTAGTTATAGGACCTTTAGTTCACCATTCCTGTATGATTACCTTATTACTCCTTACTTTCTTAGGCTGCATTGGCTGCTGCATCATAGGTCTTGTTTGATTGGAATACTTGTGTCCCACAACCAAGCATTTGTCATAATAGGCAGGTTTCCGGTCATAGGTAACAACTTGCATAAACTTCTTTCCAGTTGGATCCATAACCATAACTTCAGTTGGCAGCTATGTAGTAACATTAACCTCAATAAGCATTCGAGCAAAGGATACCCGGGTCTTCTTAGTGGTGCACTCATCAGCAAAAATAGGCTTCCCAATCACACTAGCAATTCTACTGAGTGGGCCAACTTCCCAACAAGACATAGGCAACTTAGGAAATTTGACCCATAATGGAATAACAGTAGGAAATTCTTCATTGAAATCAAAGTCAGGGGTCCATTGTTTTAGAATGATAGGCTTGTTGGCTATATAATAAGGGCCAACACATAGTATTTCATGAGCATCTTCAATAGTTTGAAATCTAATTATGTAATAGCCTTCATCATGGTAGAACAGATCAGGCTCAGCAACATGTGATCAGTGTAAATTAATGTATCTCTTCATCGCATTATACCCTGGTCCATCTCCTAAAATATATGCAATCAATGCACACCTCCATTTGTTTTCTTCCGCTTCTACCTCTGATTTGTCTAATTGAACCATAGGCTGACCATCTACAATCTGCGGTGGGATATAGGAAAGTGACATACCATTTGTAGTGAATCTATTCTTCTGGAACAAAGTTGCCCATGGAGCTTTAGGTTCAGCTTCACTTGCTCTTACCACCTCTGCCTCTGCTGATTTCTCCGACGAATTTACTTGATTTTGAGCTGGCTTGAGCACATTTACTGTTCCATTGGCTGGTACTGTCAAAGTTGCTGCTACAGAACCAACTGACACTGGCGAAGTTAGATCTAGTCTCTTAGAGATGTTAGGATGGATCGATGTAGAACCAAATTCACATGCAACACCTTCCTTAGCTGGATCTGCATTTTGAGTTGTTGATGGTGGAGTAGCTTCTGGTGCTGCTTTCTCTATCAATGGCTAATTTCCAGTTATTGTCGAGCTTACAAGAGTAGTTAATGGGTATTTACGAGGTCGACCACGTCTTCTGCCTCTCCCTTTCGCCATGGCTACGCAAGCGGTGTACGTTTAACTAACGTGCGCCGAGAGCATTACGAAGGAGTTTTTAAGCGGTTATTCCTACTAGTTGTCACTTGTCTTCTTTTCTTCGATTTCACAATATTTAAAGGGACCCTTTTCAATGGGTATacttgaaatttattgaaaacatatagatacctcaatatacaaaatttgaggaagattggaggtgatttggactggtttGGTATCAAATTCGTaattaaatcgagttcaaaaaatccTTCTGcaacacatgtatcaaacatgtatcacgcatgtatctcacacacatgtatacatggatatatatgtgatacacaattgatacaaatatgatacatatgtgatacacagtgtgatacatatattattttttatgttaatttattacttcgaattttcaattcaaaccaactcaaaactccaccaaatcagcccaaaactgagattcaagctccttaagatgtatccaatctattctaataatattcactcaaaagaaagcaaaatatTGACCCTTTTTGTTTTGCTACAAAtaactaattggctaatattagtaatatttggctgatattagtaatattttataaattggcCAATTTTTGTAATGAGCTACTTATAATTAGACATAGCTTGGTAGTTTCCCTTTTGTATTTTGTCCTTTTAAGTACTCATAAAAATATCCAATTTTAATCTAAGTAattctttcaattttattttactaaattgcttcaTTTGCTTCTATGATCTTCTTTTGGTTTGCAATTTTTTATTAATTCAAAATACATAGCTTGGTTCATCTCTAATTTACAAGACGGACGGATAAAATTGTGATCATGTTAATTTAAAGGGAAAAGACTAACAAAGAAATCCCTGAGATATATAATTCATAATACAATGAGGGGCCTAGTTGCTTAGATCTAGTACTATTCAATTGATGAATAATTAGAGCTGCTAATAAAGTATTGCGAAAATGACAAaactaacaacaacaataacaaatcaGTGCAATCCCACAAGTTGGGTCTGAGAAGGATAATGTGTACGTAGATCTTACCCCGACCTGAGAAGATAGAGAGATCTCTTGCGAAAATGACAAAACTATCAGAAATATTTATTTCCTAGACCATTGTTCTCAAAAAGCAAACCAAAAGTTTAAAGACATTACCTAGTTATTTTCTCTAAATTGATGAAACTACTTGACATAAACCAAGCCCACAAATCAAATATTGAAATTATGGTGCAAGCCCGAATCAAGAAGGAGGGTTAACATAACTCAGAATTGCGTAAAGTGCCTGTAGAACAGCCAATACCAAAAGAATTAAAGCAGCCAATGCTGAAATAAAAGACCAAGGAGAGCTAAAATAAGTGTACTTAAAACTAGCCCAATAAACATGCCAACTACTCTTATAATAATCATTCACCTTATTAAACAATTCCAACAAATAGCACTCATCAATATCAAACATAACATCTTTCCCAAGATTGTTAATGAATGTAGCAACCTCAGCATCTGTCCCAAAATAATTCTCAAGTATGTTGCAATCACACAAGTATTCAACATCCTTGTATGTGTTTACCAAACAATCAAGCAATGTTGCATAGGTTGTCATATGCTTTGAACAATCAACATGACATTGCTCATATGCCACACAATTTATCAAGAATGAACTCATGAAATCATCTATTGTAATTGTTGGCATTTCAATGAATCCTCTATTGAATTTTACAGCCAAGAATGTCTCTTCTTTTCTAGGTTTAAGCTTAATTCCCGCGCGACGAAGCTTGGAAATACATTGTATTACATGTGTAGGTGAGTTTCTTCTTTTTTTagggttttcatcatctatgaaAATGTAACTTGATCTAAGAAAATCAAGTAAGTGTTTGCCTTCAAgattgcaaaacttttcaagaacttCATTAGGCCTTTGTAGTGTATAGTTAAAGAAAGTCAAAGCTAATTTGGCTAAAGAAGGAGTTGATTCCTCACCTGGCATTTTTGTGAACTCAAACAAGGATTGGAGTATGAAAAAAGGGATTTGATTCTCGAGTCGGATTAAATCCCTTAAGAAAAAAGGGTATATCCAAGACATCGAGATAAGTGGATCATCTTTCTCCACAGGAACTACCCCTCCGAATTTACGAAAAAGTTCAATAATGAAACAACCATCAAGAACCAACATTTCTACAAACTCATCTCTATCGAAAAGTATAGCCTCAGAGTAACATTCCCTTGCTCCCATTTCTAGTGGTTGAATCACTTTCAAATAGTCCTCTAAATTAAGACCTTTTTCCTCAGTTCTCTTAAGCAAAGTGCCCAAAAATCTCCATTTGTGTTCTTCAATCATCTTGACATGATCCTTGCCATGGTGGTATGGACCAATTGACACTATTTGAGGCTCGTAGGATCGCCCATTGACATTAATGAAACTTTGAGGTACACGAAAAATACAACAAGAACTTCGGCCGGCCGATTCGCTTAGAAGTTGAGGTGGTTGGGAAATTTTTTGTTGCATCAATTCTAGTTGATTCTTGTTTACTTCCCAATTGATTGTGATAACATGTTGATCATCTTGGTTTTCAATGGGATAGTGACTCATTTTGATTTTGGTGAGAGAAATGCAGATTTTAGAACATAATTTCTTTGATTGAGTACTAGATATTTATGGAAGAGGACCAATAGGTGCATGGTACGTAAAGTATGTGGGGCGATAGGGTAATGAGCTGGAGAGGAACTATTAGGAACCAAAATAATTGAGTTAGGAgtgatatttatttattaataggCAACTAGTTCAGCACCAccaattatttttctttaaacTATGAGCAGTTATTTGCTTAGGGTATATTGTTGTTAACCTGTGAAAGCGCTTCCCCCACAACTTTAAAATATATGTTTAAACTATGAGCAGTTATTTGCTTAGGGTATATGGTGtaatttaaacatatattttaaAGTTGTGGGGGGGGGGCGCTTTCACAGGTTAACAACAATATACCCGGTATAATTCTATATTGTGAGGTCTGGGAGGGTAAAGTGTACACAGACcccttacccctatcttgtggGGGTAGAAAGGTTGTTTCAAAAAGACTCTTGGTTCAAGAAAAATAATTCTCAGCAGGTTTGACGAGGAGAATAGTAATAAGGAGGTCATGTCGGAAATACTAAAGATAAGAACATtattaacaaaaataataaagcattaataTAACCAAGCAAGGGAAACAACAAATGCTACTGGACACcacaaataagaaaatacta of Nicotiana tomentosiformis chromosome 7, ASM39032v3, whole genome shotgun sequence contains these proteins:
- the LOC138896340 gene encoding uncharacterized protein — encoded protein: MLSAHPLIEKAAPEATPPSTTQNADPAKEGVACEFGSTSIHPNISKRLDLTSPVSVGSVAATLTVPANGTVNVLKPAQNQVNSSEKSAEAEVVRASEAEPKAPWATLFQKNRFTTNGMSLSYIPPQIVDGQPMVQLDKSEVEAEENKWRCALIAYILGDGPGFQTIEDAHEILCVGPYYIANKPIILKQWTPDFDFNEEFPTVIPLWVKFPKLPMSCWEVGPLSRIASVIGKPIFADECTTKKTRLPTEVMVMDPTGKKFMQVVTYDRKPAYYDKCLVVGHKYSNQTRPMMQQPMQPKKVRSNKDDKGKAVQSHELNLINFPHLSPILVRNRFKAVSISRYEVHIPLGDSDGSSNQ
- the LOC104095558 gene encoding UPF0481 protein At3g47200 — its product is MSHYPIENQDDQHVITINWEVNKNQLELMQQKISQPPQLLSESAGRSSCCIFRVPQSFINVNGRSYEPQIVSIGPYHHGKDHVKMIEEHKWRFLGTLLKRTEEKGLNLEDYLKVIQPLEMGARECYSEAILFDRDEFVEMLVLDGCFIIELFRKFGGVVPVEKDDPLISMSWIYPFFLRDLIRLENQIPFFILQSLFEFTKMPGEESTPSLAKLALTFFNYTLQRPNEVLEKFCNLEGKHLLDFLRSSYIFIDDENPKKRRNSPTHVIQCISKLRRAGIKLKPRKEETFLAVKFNRGFIEMPTITIDDFMSSFLINCVAYEQCHVDCSKHMTTYATLLDCLVNTYKDVEYLCDCNILENYFGTDAEVATFINNLGKDVMFDIDECYLLELFNKVNDYYKSSWHVYWASFKYTYFSSPWSFISALAALILLVLAVLQALYAILSYVNPPS